One window of Rasiella rasia genomic DNA carries:
- a CDS encoding glycosyltransferase family 4 protein, with protein sequence MKKRLQIVIFDGSFKTTSFIKRLVTGLLENHNVSIIGFAENEPSPLKNVTYRALGSADKPLRLFTLSIQFALKALLSLGKPALFFKSLQLLASGKRKQLQQHNFDIAVAQIQPDIFHLQWPSLLPWCESLLLNPRTKVVLSQRGYQNNVRPFVTPENLSYLKNMYPKLDGFHSVSKSMSATGDSVFTATHKIDDVVYSGFNFSNLQFQEDYDTSTKLQLLSIGRPHWVKGYIYALQACQILKTKGILFHYTIVGAKGNEELVYRIHEYGLERYVTLADKIPQEEVYRLMRQQDVLLFPSIAEGLPNVVVEAMAIGLPVIATACGGVEELLDETTGVIIPTRDAKQLAAAVISFTKTSMTTINHRRLNARKHVELQHSEQQMVMGMEALYYKCLES encoded by the coding sequence GTGAAAAAGCGTCTACAAATAGTCATCTTCGATGGTAGCTTTAAAACTACTAGCTTTATTAAGAGGCTAGTTACGGGTTTATTAGAAAACCACAACGTATCAATCATCGGATTCGCAGAAAATGAGCCCTCTCCTTTAAAAAATGTAACCTATCGTGCTTTAGGAAGTGCCGATAAACCATTGCGATTATTTACCCTTAGCATACAATTTGCGCTTAAGGCACTTTTAAGTCTAGGAAAACCAGCACTATTTTTTAAATCGTTACAATTATTGGCATCAGGAAAAAGGAAACAATTACAGCAACACAATTTTGACATTGCGGTTGCCCAAATTCAACCAGATATTTTTCATCTACAATGGCCGTCTTTACTTCCATGGTGTGAATCACTATTGCTAAACCCACGCACCAAGGTGGTGTTAAGTCAACGCGGATACCAAAACAACGTACGCCCTTTTGTAACACCAGAAAACCTTTCATATTTAAAAAATATGTACCCAAAACTAGATGGGTTTCACTCTGTTTCTAAGTCAATGTCGGCTACAGGCGATTCGGTTTTTACTGCTACCCATAAGATAGATGATGTGGTGTATTCTGGATTTAATTTCTCTAATCTGCAATTTCAAGAAGACTACGATACATCAACTAAACTGCAACTACTCTCTATAGGCAGGCCACATTGGGTGAAGGGATATATCTATGCACTTCAAGCCTGTCAAATACTTAAAACAAAGGGTATTTTGTTTCACTACACCATTGTTGGCGCAAAAGGAAATGAAGAATTGGTCTATCGTATTCACGAGTATGGCTTAGAAAGATACGTTACTCTTGCCGATAAAATACCGCAAGAAGAGGTCTATCGCTTAATGAGGCAACAAGATGTGCTCCTATTTCCTTCTATTGCTGAAGGTCTTCCTAACGTAGTGGTAGAAGCAATGGCAATAGGGCTACCAGTAATAGCAACAGCCTGTGGCGGAGTAGAGGAGCTGCTCGATGAAACTACAGGTGTTATAATACCCACTCGTGATGCAAAACAACTGGCTGCCGCTGTAATTTCTTTTACCAAAACTTCTATGACAACCATCAATCACCGCAGGCTAAATGCTAGAAAGCATGTAGAACTACAGCACAGCGAACAACAGATGGTAATGGGCATGGAAGCTTTGTATTACAAATGCCTCGAATCTTAA
- a CDS encoding asparagine synthase-related protein produces MKKIKTAIIPTRATFAKVRAPHELHKEAICVFAATGFFLNTDTYFKDQMVLPPGSLCSIDEDGFFLESTPWFQWHNSPRAISFEAAVEEFSQLFETIVAEQIGEQKVILPLSGGLDSRTQAVAMHHLQREVQSYSYDFKGGYAETSIGKKIAKACDFNFNEYHVGAGYLWEVIEELAEINQCYSEFTHPRQMAIFNEYAGMGDVFSLGHWGDVLFDGSGNTKISEEEQLQYLLKKIIKKGGMELANTLWLAWELPGSFSHYLSDRVQRLLAAIPIKHTGAKIRAFKSLYWAPRWTATNLAVFEEKKPITLPYFDNRMCEFICTIPEEYLADRKLQIAYIKQRNAQLAKITWEENKPFNLYTFPKNRSPYNIPYRILNKVKRETRALFGNPYIQRNWELQFLGASNDEKLKEYLFNEHLESLVSQETIRSFYKKFTTQDAVYYSHPVSMLLTLSLKMKQLARES; encoded by the coding sequence TTGAAAAAAATAAAGACAGCAATTATACCCACCCGAGCAACCTTTGCAAAGGTGCGCGCTCCTCACGAGCTTCATAAAGAGGCAATTTGCGTATTTGCTGCAACAGGTTTTTTTCTAAATACCGATACGTACTTTAAAGACCAAATGGTGTTGCCACCCGGATCGCTATGTTCTATAGATGAGGACGGTTTTTTTTTGGAAAGCACCCCTTGGTTTCAATGGCATAATTCACCACGCGCCATTTCTTTTGAAGCTGCTGTAGAAGAATTTAGCCAACTGTTCGAGACTATTGTTGCAGAGCAAATAGGAGAGCAGAAAGTGATTCTTCCGTTATCAGGAGGGTTAGACAGCCGCACACAAGCGGTTGCAATGCATCATTTACAACGGGAAGTACAGTCTTATAGTTACGATTTTAAAGGTGGATATGCAGAAACAAGCATTGGTAAGAAAATAGCAAAGGCTTGTGATTTTAATTTTAACGAATACCATGTGGGCGCTGGCTATTTATGGGAGGTGATTGAAGAACTTGCCGAGATAAACCAGTGTTATAGCGAGTTTACACATCCAAGACAGATGGCTATTTTTAATGAGTATGCTGGCATGGGCGATGTATTTTCTTTAGGGCACTGGGGCGATGTTTTGTTTGATGGATCTGGAAACACAAAAATTTCCGAAGAAGAACAACTACAATATCTGTTGAAAAAAATTATCAAAAAGGGTGGCATGGAACTCGCCAATACGCTTTGGCTAGCGTGGGAATTACCAGGATCCTTTAGTCACTACCTATCAGATAGAGTGCAACGTCTATTAGCAGCGATTCCTATAAAACACACAGGCGCAAAGATTAGAGCTTTTAAGTCATTATACTGGGCACCGCGATGGACCGCCACAAACTTGGCTGTTTTTGAAGAAAAAAAACCTATCACTTTACCTTATTTCGACAATCGTATGTGTGAGTTTATTTGTACCATCCCCGAAGAATATTTGGCAGACCGAAAACTTCAGATTGCCTATATTAAGCAGCGCAATGCACAGCTAGCGAAGATTACTTGGGAAGAGAATAAACCTTTTAATCTTTATACATTTCCGAAGAATAGGAGTCCGTACAACATACCCTACCGTATCCTAAACAAGGTTAAACGTGAGACAAGAGCACTTTTTGGCAATCCATATATTCAGCGCAACTGGGAACTACAATTCTTAGGAGCGAGCAATGACGAAAAACTCAAAGAATACTTATTTAACGAGCATTTAGAAAGTTTAGTTTCACAAGAAACCATTCGTTCATTCTATAAAAAATTTACAACTCAGGATGCGGTTTATTATTCGCACCCTGTAAGTATGTTACTCACGCTTTCTTTAAAAATGAAACAATTAGCTCGTGAATCGTAA
- a CDS encoding glycosyltransferase family 2 protein, with product MKIAIVLTVKNEERILRQNVQYHKAIGAEHIFVYFDNTTDQGKASIADLSYVTIQDSVAVQPFINNKDLEKFTTKAAEHHTARQCLNTFHALKTSEKLGYDWLISIDADELICTSAQAPSNLAAFFNKIPKETDLVSFKTRESLSRRATYSNVFAEETLFKTQPFFGHRFKNIYKNIYNPFTKTNERYSYWFGQHLGKAAIRTNRNVIPKNVHRYQKSTGKMLHKTEKGLVLHYHAYDADDFIKKFTNFSNRPNTFLSGNKVNSLKLLLRDVVNNPELNSEALKEYYKKYLLFSPKEIRKLKQNRYLGVLRRNPAPLQEITSVQKVFQTKIKPS from the coding sequence GTGAAAATAGCCATCGTTTTAACGGTAAAAAATGAAGAACGCATCTTGCGCCAAAATGTACAATACCATAAAGCGATAGGTGCAGAACATATTTTTGTTTATTTCGATAATACCACAGACCAAGGCAAAGCATCTATTGCAGATTTATCTTATGTAACTATACAAGATTCAGTTGCCGTACAACCGTTTATAAATAACAAAGACCTAGAAAAATTTACCACTAAAGCAGCAGAACACCACACGGCTCGCCAGTGTTTAAATACATTCCACGCACTTAAAACGTCTGAGAAATTAGGATACGACTGGCTTATTTCTATAGATGCAGACGAGCTAATTTGTACTTCGGCACAAGCGCCGTCTAATTTGGCGGCATTTTTTAACAAGATTCCAAAAGAGACCGACCTTGTGTCTTTTAAGACACGAGAATCACTTTCTCGGCGAGCGACTTATAGCAATGTCTTTGCAGAAGAAACGCTATTTAAAACACAACCCTTTTTTGGTCATCGATTTAAGAATATTTATAAAAATATATACAATCCTTTTACGAAAACCAACGAGCGCTATTCGTATTGGTTTGGACAACATTTAGGTAAGGCCGCTATTAGAACGAATAGAAATGTAATACCTAAAAACGTGCATCGTTACCAGAAGAGTACGGGCAAAATGCTTCATAAAACGGAAAAGGGTTTGGTGTTGCACTACCATGCCTATGATGCAGACGATTTTATCAAAAAATTCACGAATTTTTCAAACAGACCCAACACATTTTTAAGTGGTAACAAAGTGAATAGTTTAAAATTGTTACTTAGAGATGTTGTAAATAATCCAGAACTCAACTCAGAAGCCTTAAAAGAATATTACAAAAAGTATCTGCTCTTTAGTCCAAAAGAAATTCGTAAACTTAAACAAAACAGGTACTTGGGTGTTTTAAGACGAAACCCAGCTCCCTTGCAAGAAATTACCTCGGTGCAAAAAGTGTTTCAGACTAAAATAAAACCATCGTGA